The Dokdonia sp. 4H-3-7-5 genomic interval GTTTAGTATCTCCATAAAAGTTTATATTTTCGGCAGTGGGCTCTCCTACTATAATCGCCTCTGTGTACTGCTCTATCTCATTTGTAAGATTTTGACAAGCAGAAAAGGTGTTACGACCTATTATATAAAAAAAATTACCACGGCTATTTATCTCAGGTCTTGCCATAAGTCCTTTTATGAGGGGTTTATTGTTATAATTATTTCCACCACCATTGAGACGCACGTCATACACAAGCTTCTGTACGTCTGTCGTATCTATAAACTCAAAAAGACGTTTATAAAAATCGTGTAGCGTTTCTTCATCATCGTGGAAAACGGAGCTCTGACGCACATACAAGGTTTTTGTACCTGGTATCATTTCAAAATAATACAGCTTGTCGTTAAGATGTTTTAAATAAAAGGGAGTCGCATCTTGCGCTCTACCACTCTCCCACTGCTCACTAGGGATTGTAAAGCCATAATCTCTTGATAACTCTTCAAGCGGTATCGCATTAAGGGTATGGGTAAATTGTTTCCCCTCCTTTTCTAATGTGAGTGTAACTGCCGTGCTGTACTTAGGGATTACTCCTTGTGCGTGCAATACTGCTGGCACGGTGAGAAACCGCATCCCGTAGGCTTTTAGATATGATTCATTTTCAACGGGTACAACGGCACGTACTTTTTCTATAGCTTGTAATACTGCTACAGTTCCTATTTTAAGAACTTTGGCGCCTATAATGGCTGCATTTTCTTTAGTTGCCCCTTCTACAAATACTCCGTCTTCAAAATGATATAGATTTACAGGCAGCACTCCCTGTGATGCAACCGTACTAAAAGGTACTTGGGTGTGACCGTACTCAAAGAGTGACACCATACGACTTAACCCTACTTTTACCTCGTGCTCTTGCATCGTAGGGATTTTGTTATAAAATGCATCTGCGGCCGAATTCCATTTTTCGGCAGTGACTTTTTTAAATAAGAAGGGGTATTCCTTATGTACGGTTTCTTTTAGATAAGTTAGATCTTCTTGCCACTGTGCAGCGGTAAGAGGCTTCTGAGCAAAAGCGCTAGCACTGCATAGTAGTACTAAGAGTGTAAGGCTAAGTTGTTTAATGATGGTCATTGGTTCGTTTTTTGATTTATATAAGAGACCACAAATAACACACAATGTTACACCACCGCCACATGATATGCCCTGAACAGTCACAATTCACTCCCGAATTGTAATTCATTCATTACAAACTGTTTTACAGGTTTAAAAATGCATTTTTACGCTTTCGCGAAAGCGTTATTAAAACATTATTCAGCATCTAAATCCATAAATCCATCATAGCGAATGCTTGTGCGCTGCACGCTGTTTACAGAAATCTGTACTTTCTTGGTATTAAAAAATTCTATAAATACCTCATAGGTTTCAGCATCTTGAGATATAGAAAATGTTATTTCTGTACGATCTGTTTTTTTGTCTTTGGTAATTTCAAAGGATTTTGGAATTCCAGAAAATTCCACACCATTTGATGAGTTGTAGCCACCGCCCATCCTGCGCTCGCCATAATACGGTAAATAAGCGCTCACGCTATCATTATGTATTTTGAGAAAGTTACCGTTACCCAGTAAATTGATGCGGCTGCCGCTGTTACCAGCCCCTAGCCCATTATTTACTGCTAGTTGGTTGAGCACATTACTTGCCAGTGGGTATGCCCAGGTTGCTGTAATATCAATCTGGCGATTGTCTATTAATTCTTGCACACGGCTTGCGGTTGCGAGCTCCTGCTGCGTCATGGGTTGCTTAGTTTTACACGCGATTGCGAGTATAAGAAACGGGATGATGATGATGATGATGATGTATTTTTTCATAGGGTGCAATTTTATTAGATAGTTAGCAAAAACTATTCCTTTGTGGGATGTTAACACGATGTTAGATTTTACATAAAACGACCATCGCTCGTAAGGCATTCCCGTACTTTTGCCAAATGCAAAAAACGAAAGGATCACAAATAGAATTTATCGCACTTATGGCGGCTTTAATGTCTGTCACCGCACTATCTATTGATGCCCTACTTCCAGCACTTGATATTATAGGTGTTGCTATACAGACCAAAACTCCAGCCGATAATCAGCTACTCATAAGCATGATTTTCTTAGGTCTAGGCCTGGGACCACTCGTCTTTGGACCACTAGCCGATGCTAAAGGTAGAAAATCTTCTGTTTACTTTGGGTTTACCGTCTTTATAATCGCTTCATTTTTATGTATGTACACACGTAGTTTTGAAGTAATGATATTAGGAAGGATATTACAGGGAATCGGACTTTCGGCGCCGCGTACGATCTGTATTGCGATTATAAGAGACCTTTATGAGGGCGACTACATGGCGCGTATTATGTCTTTTGTCACAGTAGTTTTTTTACTTGTTCCTATAATCGCTCCCGCTATGGGTAAAGTGATTCTGGATACCTGGAACTGGCAAGCGATTTTCTTAGTACAGGTAATAATAAGCCTCTTTGTAATGCTGTGGTTCTGGAGGCGCCAAAAGGAAACACTCAAACCAGCAAATAGAATTCCGTTTTCTATGAAGCGTATCTCAAAGGGATTCCGCGAAACCATAAAATACAAGCGTACCATGGGATTCACGATTATACAAGGCTTTATTGTTGGTTCGTTTATTGTGTACATTAGTGCTAGTCAGCAAATTTTCCAAAATCAATATGGTCTCGTAGATGAGTTTCCTTACATTTTTGCCGGACTTGCCTCGGCTATAGGCGCTGCTATCTTACTTAATGCCAACTTTGTCGTGCGTTTTGGGATGGAAAAAATAGTCACCGGTTCACTCATAGGTTTCCTTGCCGTGTCCTTATTATATCTAATTCTGTTTAACAATATACTACATCCTCCAGTGTATGTGCTTATAGGGTTCTTTGCAATGCAGTTTTTCTGTATTGGTTTTATGTTTGGAAATCTTAGAGCGCTAGCGATGGAGCCTGTAGGCCACATTGCTGGTATAGGAGCGGCAATCACGGGTCTTATCTCTACACTCATGGCGGTGCCCATCAGTACATTTATAGGTCGTTTTATTGAGGAAACCACGCTCCCACTCTTCATTGGTTTTTCTTCGTGTGCTGCAATATCACTCTGTATTCTATTCTGGATAAAGAAAAAGGCTCCAAGAATAGTTGTCTTGAAGCCTTAATATCATTGTAGTGGTTTTTAGTACGCTTTCGCGAAAGCGTAACTCCATAATTACTCGTTCCAAACCGCAGCTGCCTCTTCTCCAAGAAACTGTTGCATGTTAAACTCTTGATCACGTGCCTCAATATCTCTAGCGTAAAACATATCGCTATAGATAAAGCCAGCATCTTTTGCCATCGCAGCAGAAGCTCCGTAATAGATATTCTCAAATCGAGCCCATCTCGCTGCGCCTAAACACATCATGCAGGGAACGCAACTCGTATACAAATCACAATCTGAAAGATCTTTTGTACCCAGTGCTTTACAAGCTAGTTGAATACAACGTAACTCTGCATGCTGCGTAGGGTCTTGCGAACCTCCCACGAGATTATGACAAGCCGCAATGACCTGCCCTGAACGAACAATGACGGCGCCAAAAGCGCCGCCACCGTCTGTATCTTTACCTTCACGAGCTAGCGCAATGGCTTGCTTCATAAAAGATGATTGATAACTCATATTATTCATTTTCTACTAATAATATAGACTTAGCATTAACAAATTCTTTCATCCCGAATCCTCCATGCTCTCTACCATATCCAGAGTCTTTTACTCCTCCAAAAGGCATCATAGGCTGTGCAAGTCCGTAAGAGTTAATGAAAATCATCCCAGTATCAAAGTGCTCTTGAGCAAGTTTGATTGCAGCTTTTTCATCTTTTGAGAAAATTCCTCCTCCTAGACCAAAACGGCTATCATTTGCAATGCGCATTGCATCTTCATTATCCTTAGCTTTAATTAAAGAAGCCACTGGGCCGAAGAGTTCGTCATCATAAGCTGGTTGTCCAGGCTGTACGTTACTTAGTACTGTAGATGGGTAATAATAACCGCTTCCATCTGGTATTTCTCCTCCAGTTTCAATTTTTGCTCCTTTATCTACACTTTCTTTTACTTGGTCGCTTAGCAACTCCTGTAAATCTTTACGAGCAATAGGTCCGAGTTGTGTTCCATCTTCATTAGGATCTCCCATGACCACATCTTTCATTCCTTGTACGAAGCCTTCCTTAAATGCATCATACACTTTATCTACTACGATAAAACGTTTTGCAGCAATACAAGTCTCACCATTGTTTATGATTCTACCTTGTACACAGGCTTTTACAGCTTCTTCTACATCTGCATCGTCAAGTACGATGTATGCATCGTTACTTCCCAGCTCTAACACTGTTTTCTTAATAGATGCTCCTGCAGTTTTTGCTATGATTTTTCCTCCAGCAGAACTTCCTGTAAATGTAACGCCGCGTACTTTATCATTGCTTATCACCTTATCAGACTGTGCGTGATCTATCACAAGTACTTTAAATAATCCTTCTGGAACACCAGCTTTCAAGAGCATCTCCTCTATTAGTAAAGCACTTCCTGTTACATTCTGAGCGTGCTTTAATAAAATTCCGTTACCCGCAAGTAAGTTTGCAATGGCAACTCTAAGTGGTTGGTATGTTGGAAAATTCCAAGGCTGGATACTATATATAACACCTTCAGGAGAATAGGTAATAATTCCTTTACCACCATCCATTAATGTTCTTTCTATTGGTTGTAGTTCTTTAGTTCCGTTTTCGGCAGTATATTGAGTGATGGCAATACAAAGGTCAATCTCACTTTTTCCTTGCTCAATGGTTTTACCCATCTCATCGGTCATTAGTTGTACAAGTTGATTTTTATAATTTTTAAGTTGCTCTCCTATATTCTT includes:
- a CDS encoding tetratricopeptide repeat protein — its product is MTIIKQLSLTLLVLLCSASAFAQKPLTAAQWQEDLTYLKETVHKEYPFLFKKVTAEKWNSAADAFYNKIPTMQEHEVKVGLSRMVSLFEYGHTQVPFSTVASQGVLPVNLYHFEDGVFVEGATKENAAIIGAKVLKIGTVAVLQAIEKVRAVVPVENESYLKAYGMRFLTVPAVLHAQGVIPKYSTAVTLTLEKEGKQFTHTLNAIPLEELSRDYGFTIPSEQWESGRAQDATPFYLKHLNDKLYYFEMIPGTKTLYVRQSSVFHDDEETLHDFYKRLFEFIDTTDVQKLVYDVRLNGGGNNYNNKPLIKGLMARPEINSRGNFFYIIGRNTFSACQNLTNEIEQYTEAIIVGEPTAENINFYGDTKRVTLPNSGLNAYLSFAWWQDRSQWDNKDWTIPHLAVAMTSEEYFTNQDPVLDVALNYNETGAILNPMDYLTELFTAGKFAEVKSVGIEVAKDTRYKYYDFEDEFGTAGYRLFSGGNKEGGLFILELVAEMYPASTGALYSLASAQEEMQQTDKAIANYTKFIIQHPTNQLVSTVKKKLAVLQKL
- a CDS encoding DUF4251 domain-containing protein — protein: MKKYIIIIIIIPFLILAIACKTKQPMTQQELATASRVQELIDNRQIDITATWAYPLASNVLNQLAVNNGLGAGNSGSRINLLGNGNFLKIHNDSVSAYLPYYGERRMGGGYNSSNGVEFSGIPKSFEITKDKKTDRTEITFSISQDAETYEVFIEFFNTKKVQISVNSVQRTSIRYDGFMDLDAE
- a CDS encoding multidrug effflux MFS transporter translates to MQKTKGSQIEFIALMAALMSVTALSIDALLPALDIIGVAIQTKTPADNQLLISMIFLGLGLGPLVFGPLADAKGRKSSVYFGFTVFIIASFLCMYTRSFEVMILGRILQGIGLSAPRTICIAIIRDLYEGDYMARIMSFVTVVFLLVPIIAPAMGKVILDTWNWQAIFLVQVIISLFVMLWFWRRQKETLKPANRIPFSMKRISKGFRETIKYKRTMGFTIIQGFIVGSFIVYISASQQIFQNQYGLVDEFPYIFAGLASAIGAAILLNANFVVRFGMEKIVTGSLIGFLAVSLLYLILFNNILHPPVYVLIGFFAMQFFCIGFMFGNLRALAMEPVGHIAGIGAAITGLISTLMAVPISTFIGRFIEETTLPLFIGFSSCAAISLCILFWIKKKAPRIVVLKP
- a CDS encoding nucleoside deaminase yields the protein MSYQSSFMKQAIALAREGKDTDGGGAFGAVIVRSGQVIAACHNLVGGSQDPTQHAELRCIQLACKALGTKDLSDCDLYTSCVPCMMCLGAARWARFENIYYGASAAMAKDAGFIYSDMFYARDIEARDQEFNMQQFLGEEAAAVWNE
- a CDS encoding NAD-dependent succinate-semialdehyde dehydrogenase, whose protein sequence is MEREIKGGFRTINPHTEQSIKEYTYFTDDQVTEAIDKCHDAFNDWKMQSLDDRATVIKNIGEQLKNYKNQLVQLMTDEMGKTIEQGKSEIDLCIAITQYTAENGTKELQPIERTLMDGGKGIITYSPEGVIYSIQPWNFPTYQPLRVAIANLLAGNGILLKHAQNVTGSALLIEEMLLKAGVPEGLFKVLVIDHAQSDKVISNDKVRGVTFTGSSAGGKIIAKTAGASIKKTVLELGSNDAYIVLDDADVEEAVKACVQGRIINNGETCIAAKRFIVVDKVYDAFKEGFVQGMKDVVMGDPNEDGTQLGPIARKDLQELLSDQVKESVDKGAKIETGGEIPDGSGYYYPSTVLSNVQPGQPAYDDELFGPVASLIKAKDNEDAMRIANDSRFGLGGGIFSKDEKAAIKLAQEHFDTGMIFINSYGLAQPMMPFGGVKDSGYGREHGGFGMKEFVNAKSILLVENE